Proteins co-encoded in one Streptomyces sp. NBC_01283 genomic window:
- a CDS encoding FAD-dependent oxidoreductase, translating to MSVTAKGPLPSEPYDVTVVGAGVVGSAIARELAGHHRLRIALVEASGDVGDGTSKANTAILHTGFDAVPGSLEARLVREGSRLLGAYAAESGIPVEPVGALLVAWDEEQLAALPGLLKKAERNGYDEAHIIGADEVRAREPHLGEGALGALSVPGESIICPWTTTLAYATQAVRGGVDLHLNCAVEKVGASSPDGSACHALTTPRGVVRTRYLINAAGLHADALDRRLLGRGEFTVTPRRGQLIVFDKLARDLVSHILLPVPTALGKGVLVAPTVYGNVLLGPTAEELDDKRATGTTEDGLAGLRAKGRRILPALLDEEVTAVYAGLRAATEHDDYQIHACPEERCITVGGIRSTGLTASMAIAEYVVGLLAEAAGPDLDLTVPGSLDPVSMPNLGEAYPRPYQRADLIATDPAYGSIVCHCERVTRGEIRDALISTVPPGSLDGLRRRTRARGGRCQGFYCGAAVRELFDGWGESGAGR from the coding sequence GTGAGCGTCACGGCCAAGGGTCCGCTGCCCTCCGAGCCCTACGACGTGACGGTCGTCGGCGCCGGAGTGGTCGGCTCGGCCATCGCCAGGGAGCTGGCCGGACACCACCGCCTCCGTATCGCCCTGGTGGAGGCGTCCGGCGATGTGGGAGACGGCACGTCGAAGGCCAACACCGCCATCCTGCACACCGGTTTCGATGCCGTGCCGGGATCCCTGGAGGCCCGTCTCGTACGGGAGGGCAGCCGTCTGCTCGGCGCGTACGCCGCCGAGTCGGGCATCCCCGTCGAACCGGTCGGCGCGCTGCTGGTCGCCTGGGACGAGGAGCAACTCGCGGCACTTCCGGGCCTGTTGAAGAAGGCGGAACGCAACGGATACGACGAGGCGCACATCATCGGCGCCGACGAGGTCCGCGCCCGCGAACCACACTTGGGAGAAGGCGCGTTGGGGGCGCTCTCCGTCCCCGGCGAGTCCATCATCTGCCCCTGGACGACGACACTCGCGTACGCGACTCAGGCCGTGCGCGGGGGAGTGGACCTGCACCTCAACTGCGCGGTGGAGAAGGTCGGCGCGTCGTCGCCCGACGGCTCTGCATGCCATGCACTGACCACGCCCCGCGGTGTCGTGCGCACCCGCTACCTCATCAACGCCGCGGGTCTGCACGCCGACGCGCTCGACCGGCGGCTGCTCGGGCGCGGCGAGTTCACGGTGACCCCGCGCCGCGGCCAGCTCATCGTCTTCGACAAGCTCGCCCGCGACCTGGTCAGTCACATCCTCCTGCCGGTGCCGACGGCGCTCGGCAAGGGGGTCCTGGTGGCGCCCACCGTGTACGGAAACGTCCTTCTCGGCCCCACCGCCGAGGAGTTGGACGACAAGAGGGCGACAGGCACGACCGAGGACGGCCTCGCCGGACTGCGCGCCAAGGGCCGGCGCATCCTGCCCGCCCTGCTGGACGAGGAGGTCACCGCGGTCTACGCCGGGCTGCGGGCGGCCACCGAGCACGACGACTACCAGATCCACGCCTGCCCCGAGGAGCGGTGCATCACCGTCGGCGGCATCCGCTCCACCGGCCTCACCGCCTCGATGGCCATCGCGGAATACGTCGTCGGCCTGCTCGCCGAGGCCGCGGGACCCGACCTCGACCTGACCGTGCCCGGCAGCCTCGACCCGGTGAGCATGCCGAACCTCGGCGAGGCGTACCCCCGCCCCTACCAGCGCGCCGACCTCATCGCGACCGACCCCGCGTACGGCAGCATCGTCTGCCACTGCGAGCGCGTGACCCGCGGAGAGATCAGGGACGCCCTCATCAGCACGGTCCCGCCCGGGTCACTGGACGGACTGCGGCGCAGGACACGCGCGCGGGGCGGACGCTGCCAGGGGTTCTACTGCGGGGCCGCGGTACGTGAACTCTTCGACGGCTGGGGCGAGTCGGGGGCGGGGCGATGA
- a CDS encoding FAD-dependent oxidoreductase, with protein sequence MRRQRHVDVLVVGAGPAGLAAATRLAASGAGAVEVLERDARAGGVPRHCHHGGFGRWGVTGPQYAESLVEAALGAGAAVRTGVSATGWAGALSLDTTGPHGLERITARAVVLATGARERPRTARLVPGTRPAGVFTTGELQQAVHVYRQEIGTRAVVVGAEPVSYAALSALRHAGVEVAALVTEEARAQVSPVRAAAARFGVARVPLVTGAVVAELLGRGRLSGVRLRRRDGRERVLACDTVVFTGDFVPDHELARRGGVLLDPGTRGPAVDGSFRTASPGIFAVGNGVHAVEPARVAAEEGVRVAGPVRDRLAGAGWPSGAVPLVVESPLRWVAPNRVAPGAPVGAEVAEGPGGPGGRFVLRTAEAVFCPLLVVTQDGRCLHRQRVMRRVLPNQGLYLSGSWAGDADAGGGPVRVAVG encoded by the coding sequence ATGAGGAGGCAGCGGCATGTGGACGTACTCGTCGTGGGCGCGGGCCCCGCGGGACTCGCCGCGGCCACCCGCCTCGCTGCTTCGGGCGCGGGCGCGGTGGAGGTCCTGGAACGGGATGCGCGGGCCGGTGGCGTGCCGCGCCACTGCCACCACGGCGGGTTCGGGCGGTGGGGAGTGACGGGCCCGCAGTACGCGGAGAGCCTCGTCGAGGCCGCGCTCGGCGCCGGAGCGGCCGTGCGGACCGGGGTGAGCGCCACCGGCTGGGCCGGGGCCTTGTCCCTGGACACGACGGGACCGCACGGCCTGGAGCGGATCACCGCGCGTGCCGTGGTCCTGGCCACGGGTGCGCGGGAACGGCCACGGACGGCGCGGCTCGTGCCGGGGACGCGCCCGGCCGGGGTGTTCACCACGGGGGAGTTGCAGCAGGCGGTCCACGTCTACCGGCAGGAGATCGGGACCCGGGCGGTCGTCGTGGGGGCGGAGCCGGTGAGCTACGCGGCGCTGTCCGCCCTGCGGCACGCCGGCGTGGAGGTCGCGGCGCTCGTCACGGAGGAGGCGCGGGCCCAGGTGAGCCCGGTACGGGCCGCGGCGGCTCGCTTCGGGGTGGCCCGGGTTCCGCTGGTGACCGGGGCGGTGGTGGCCGAACTCCTGGGACGCGGGCGGCTGTCGGGGGTACGGCTGAGGCGGCGCGACGGCCGGGAGCGGGTGCTCGCCTGCGACACGGTGGTGTTCACCGGCGACTTCGTTCCCGACCACGAGCTGGCCCGGCGCGGGGGAGTGCTCCTCGATCCCGGAACGCGGGGCCCGGCGGTGGACGGTTCGTTCCGCACCGCGTCGCCCGGGATCTTCGCGGTGGGCAACGGGGTGCACGCGGTGGAACCGGCGCGAGTGGCCGCGGAGGAGGGGGTACGGGTCGCGGGTCCGGTACGAGACCGTCTGGCGGGTGCGGGGTGGCCTTCCGGCGCGGTACCGCTGGTGGTCGAATCCCCACTGCGGTGGGTGGCGCCGAACCGGGTCGCGCCCGGTGCTCCGGTGGGGGCCGAGGTGGCCGAGGGGCCCGGAGGGCCTGGGGGCCGCTTCGTCCTGCGGACGGCGGAAGCCGTGTTCTGCCCCCTCCTGGTGGTCACGCAGGACGGGCGGTGCCTGCACCGGCAGCGGGTGATGCGCAGGGTGCTGCCCAACCAGGGGCTGTATCTCTCGGGGAGCTGGGCGGGGGACGCCGACGCGGGGGGCGGGCCGGTGCGGGTGGCCGTCGGCTGA
- a CDS encoding GNAT family N-acetyltransferase, which yields MITESARITPDVVMRLATLEDADGLARACLRSRAHLEPWEPTRPDDFFTSRAQTARLRAQLEECRAGRAVPWVLDREGEIVGTVTLSGIALGPFRSGVLGYWTDVDHVGRGLATAAVARACAAADTELGLHRVEAGTLLDNVPSQRVLAKCGFEEFGVAPQYLHIDGAWRDHRLFQRILNGRTP from the coding sequence ATGATCACCGAATCCGCGCGCATCACACCGGACGTCGTCATGCGCCTCGCCACGCTGGAGGACGCGGACGGCCTCGCCCGTGCCTGTCTGCGCAGCCGGGCCCACCTGGAGCCGTGGGAGCCGACCAGGCCCGATGACTTCTTCACCTCGCGGGCGCAGACCGCCCGGCTCCGCGCCCAGCTGGAGGAGTGCCGGGCCGGGCGGGCGGTGCCCTGGGTCCTCGACCGCGAGGGGGAGATCGTCGGCACCGTCACGCTGTCCGGCATCGCCCTCGGCCCGTTCCGCAGCGGAGTGCTCGGCTACTGGACCGACGTGGACCACGTCGGGCGCGGTCTCGCCACCGCCGCCGTCGCGCGGGCCTGCGCGGCGGCCGACACCGAGCTCGGCCTGCACCGCGTCGAGGCGGGCACCCTCCTGGACAACGTGCCCTCGCAGCGGGTCCTGGCCAAGTGCGGCTTCGAGGAGTTCGGTGTCGCGCCGCAGTACCTGCACATCGACGGTGCCTGGCGCGACCACCGGCTCTTCCAGCGGATCCTCAACGGCCGTACCCCGTAA
- a CDS encoding amino acid permease: MSVSRTTWSSPASTAAPLPDEEQRLRELGYQPVLARRMGGFGNFAISFSVISILSGCMTLYGFGLGTGGPAVMLWGWAGVGLFVLFVGMALAEVTSAYPTSGALYYMADRLGGRRWGWYTGWLNLLGLLGAIAGIDYGAALFTGAFLNLKFGFTPTPEKTFLIFLCILLLHAVLNLFNVRLVSLLNSISVWWHVAGVAVIVGVLAIVPDHHQSPGFVFGEFVNHTGWDNPLYVTAIGLLLAQYTFCGYDASAHLSEETSNASVTAARGIVRAIWASWIAGFVLLAGLTFAIQDYAGTQNTETGVPPAQIMIDAIGESGATALLLIVIVAQLFCGNAETAAASRMVFAFSRDNALPGSKVWRKVSSRTQVPVPAVWLSVGLAAVIALPSLYSTTAYTAVTAINVIGITPAYAIPIYLRLRAGDRFQPGPWNLGRWSKPIGWIAVIWVVFVTVLFCLPQASPVTVDTMNYASIALVVVLTLATVWWFVARRSYSTPSAYGSEREQAEIAEDII; encoded by the coding sequence ATATCCGTGTCCCGCACCACCTGGTCGAGTCCCGCATCGACCGCGGCCCCGCTGCCCGACGAGGAACAGAGGCTCAGGGAGCTCGGCTACCAGCCGGTCCTGGCACGCCGGATGGGTGGCTTCGGCAACTTCGCCATCAGCTTCTCCGTCATCTCCATCCTCTCCGGCTGCATGACCCTGTACGGCTTCGGGCTCGGCACCGGCGGCCCGGCCGTGATGCTCTGGGGCTGGGCGGGCGTCGGCCTCTTCGTGCTCTTCGTGGGCATGGCGCTCGCCGAGGTCACCAGCGCGTACCCGACGTCGGGAGCGCTCTACTACATGGCCGACCGGCTCGGCGGGCGGCGCTGGGGCTGGTACACGGGCTGGCTGAACCTCCTCGGCCTGCTCGGCGCGATAGCGGGCATCGACTACGGCGCCGCGCTGTTCACCGGGGCGTTCCTCAACCTGAAGTTCGGCTTCACGCCGACCCCCGAGAAGACCTTCCTGATCTTCCTCTGCATCCTGCTGCTGCACGCCGTCCTGAACCTCTTCAACGTGCGTCTGGTCAGTCTGCTCAACTCGATCAGCGTGTGGTGGCACGTGGCAGGTGTCGCGGTGATCGTGGGCGTCCTGGCGATCGTGCCGGACCACCACCAGTCGCCCGGTTTCGTCTTCGGCGAGTTCGTCAACCACACCGGGTGGGACAACCCGCTCTACGTCACGGCGATCGGCCTGCTCCTCGCCCAGTACACCTTCTGCGGGTACGACGCCTCCGCGCACCTCTCGGAGGAGACCTCCAACGCGTCGGTGACCGCGGCGCGCGGCATCGTGCGTGCCATCTGGGCATCCTGGATCGCCGGTTTCGTGCTGCTGGCAGGGCTGACGTTCGCGATCCAGGACTACGCGGGCACCCAGAACACCGAGACCGGCGTGCCGCCGGCGCAGATCATGATCGACGCGATCGGCGAGTCCGGTGCGACCGCCCTGCTGCTCATCGTGATCGTGGCGCAGCTGTTCTGCGGCAACGCGGAGACGGCCGCCGCCAGCCGCATGGTGTTCGCCTTCAGCCGCGACAACGCGCTGCCCGGCTCGAAGGTGTGGCGCAAGGTCAGCTCCCGCACCCAGGTCCCGGTGCCCGCCGTGTGGCTCTCGGTCGGTCTTGCCGCCGTCATCGCCCTGCCCTCGCTGTACTCGACGACCGCGTACACGGCCGTGACCGCCATCAACGTCATCGGGATCACTCCCGCGTACGCCATCCCGATCTACCTGCGGCTGCGGGCGGGCGACCGCTTCCAGCCGGGCCCGTGGAACCTGGGCCGCTGGAGCAAGCCCATCGGCTGGATCGCGGTGATCTGGGTGGTGTTCGTGACGGTCCTGTTCTGCCTGCCGCAGGCCTCGCCGGTGACGGTCGACACGATGAACTACGCGTCGATCGCGCTCGTCGTGGTGCTGACCCTCGCCACGGTGTGGTGGTTCGTGGCGCGTCGCTCCTACAGCACGCCGTCGGCGTACGGGTCGGAGCGGGAGCAGGCGGAGATCGCGGAGGACATCATTTAG
- a CDS encoding FGGY family carbohydrate kinase, which produces MITNGSGPRGEAVLAIDQGTSGTKALVLCPDRGVIGSGAAPVRPRHLPGGRVEVDPAALLASVVDAGRRALADAGEPVAAVGLANQGETVLAWDPASGRPLTEAIVWQDRRAEPLCNELSPYADELRHLTGLPLDPYFAAPKMAWIRRHLTREGVVTTSDTWLVHRLTGEFVTDAATAGRTQLLDLDDVTWSQRALDLFGLADERLPRVVDAAGPVGTTKAFGPELPLTGLLVDQQAALLAQDVTEPGTAKCTYGTGAFLLAQTGARPRRGESGLVSCVAWRLAGESSYCLDGQVYTAASAVRWLTDLGVIEGAADLDLVGSSVVDTGGVTFVPALAGLAAPWWRGDLRGSITGLGLDTAPGHLVRALCEGVAAQVASLTDAVAADLGEPLTSLRVDGGLTRSAVLMQTQADLLQLPVEVSALPDVTALGVGAVARMGLDPKLTVRDAVPRWRPSTVYEPKIDATQAAERLGGFRSAVDALLDRAPVPTP; this is translated from the coding sequence GTGATCACCAATGGCAGCGGACCGCGCGGCGAGGCTGTCCTCGCCATCGACCAGGGCACGTCCGGCACGAAGGCGCTCGTGCTCTGTCCGGACCGCGGGGTGATCGGCTCAGGTGCCGCGCCCGTACGCCCGCGCCACCTCCCCGGAGGTCGGGTGGAGGTCGATCCTGCGGCGCTCCTCGCCTCGGTCGTCGACGCGGGACGCCGCGCCCTGGCCGACGCGGGGGAGCCCGTCGCCGCGGTCGGTCTCGCCAACCAGGGCGAGACGGTGCTCGCCTGGGATCCCGCATCGGGCCGCCCGCTCACGGAGGCGATCGTCTGGCAGGACCGGCGCGCGGAGCCGCTGTGCAATGAACTCTCCCCGTACGCGGATGAGTTGCGGCACCTCACCGGACTGCCCCTCGACCCCTACTTCGCCGCGCCCAAGATGGCATGGATACGCCGCCACCTCACCCGGGAAGGCGTCGTCACCACCAGCGACACCTGGCTGGTCCACCGGCTCACCGGCGAGTTCGTCACCGACGCGGCGACCGCCGGACGCACCCAGCTCCTCGACCTGGACGACGTCACGTGGTCACAGCGCGCCCTCGACCTCTTCGGCCTCGCCGACGAGCGGCTGCCACGCGTCGTCGACGCGGCGGGCCCGGTCGGCACCACGAAGGCCTTCGGCCCCGAACTCCCGCTGACCGGACTCCTCGTCGACCAGCAGGCCGCGCTGCTCGCCCAGGACGTGACCGAGCCGGGCACCGCCAAGTGCACCTACGGCACCGGCGCGTTCCTGCTCGCCCAGACCGGCGCCCGCCCGCGACGCGGTGAATCCGGCCTGGTCAGCTGTGTCGCCTGGCGCCTCGCGGGGGAGAGCAGCTACTGCCTCGACGGGCAGGTCTACACGGCCGCGTCCGCCGTGCGCTGGCTCACGGACCTCGGCGTGATCGAAGGAGCGGCGGACCTCGACCTGGTGGGCTCGTCGGTGGTGGACACGGGCGGCGTCACGTTCGTGCCCGCGCTCGCCGGACTCGCCGCGCCCTGGTGGCGCGGCGACCTGCGCGGCTCGATCACCGGCCTCGGCCTCGACACGGCCCCCGGCCATCTCGTCCGCGCCCTGTGCGAGGGCGTCGCCGCCCAGGTGGCATCCCTCACCGACGCCGTGGCCGCCGACCTGGGTGAACCCCTGACCAGCCTGCGCGTCGACGGCGGTCTGACCCGCTCGGCCGTCCTGATGCAGACCCAGGCCGACCTCCTTCAACTGCCCGTCGAAGTCTCGGCGTTGCCCGATGTCACCGCCCTCGGCGTGGGTGCTGTCGCCCGCATGGGCCTGGACCCGAAGCTCACGGTGCGGGACGCCGTCCCGCGGTGGCGGCCATCCACCGTGTACGAGCCGAAGATCGACGCCACGCAGGCCGCCGAGCGCCTCGGGGGCTTCCGCTCCGCCGTCGACGCCCTCCTCGACCGCGCGCCCGTACCGACGCCGTGA
- a CDS encoding sulfite exporter TauE/SafE family protein, producing MDISIWGFAALAAAAVLVGFSKTAVSGANTVSLAVFAAILPARESTGVLLPILIAGDVLAVLTYRRHAHWPTLWRLFPAVAGGVVVGTVFLMWADDAVVRTSIGAILLMMAAVTLWRRRTAADEAEPARRSRLKAPSYGVLGGFTTMVANAGGPVMSMYLLSAGFRKLSFLGTSAWFFLIVNTSKVPFSVGLGLIDAHSLLLDAALVLFVLPGALIGKAAVHRINQRLFEQLVIGATVLGGLQLLLR from the coding sequence ATGGACATATCTATCTGGGGTTTCGCCGCGCTCGCCGCCGCGGCAGTGCTCGTCGGCTTCTCGAAGACCGCCGTCAGCGGGGCCAACACGGTCAGCCTGGCGGTCTTCGCCGCGATCCTTCCGGCCCGCGAATCGACGGGCGTCCTGCTGCCCATCCTGATCGCGGGCGACGTCCTGGCCGTCCTCACCTACCGCAGACATGCCCACTGGCCCACCCTGTGGCGGCTGTTCCCCGCCGTCGCGGGCGGTGTGGTGGTGGGCACGGTCTTCCTGATGTGGGCCGACGACGCCGTCGTCCGTACGTCGATCGGGGCGATCCTGCTGATGATGGCGGCGGTCACGCTATGGCGCCGCAGGACCGCCGCGGACGAGGCCGAACCCGCGCGCCGCTCCCGGCTCAAGGCCCCTTCCTACGGCGTGCTCGGCGGCTTCACCACCATGGTCGCCAACGCGGGCGGCCCGGTCATGTCGATGTATCTGCTTTCCGCGGGCTTCCGAAAGCTCAGCTTCCTGGGCACATCGGCGTGGTTCTTCCTCATCGTGAACACCTCCAAAGTGCCGTTCAGCGTGGGCCTCGGCCTGATCGACGCGCACTCGCTGCTGCTCGACGCGGCCCTCGTGCTCTTCGTCCTGCCGGGCGCCCTCATCGGCAAGGCTGCCGTGCACCGGATCAACCAGCGTCTCTTCGAGCAGCTCGTGATCGGGGCGACGGTGCTCGGCGGCCTCCAGCTGTTGCTGCGGTGA
- a CDS encoding acetyl-CoA C-acyltransferase: protein MRPVHFAAARRTPIGKLRGSLSSVRPDDLAATVVRGLLAGTPELDPARIDDIYWGAANQAGEDNRNVARMAALLAGLPESVPGATVNRLCASGMEAVTAAARTIASGEADIVLAGGSESMSRAPFVLPRPDEALPHKMETADTRLGWRLVNPAMKDLHGVLAMGETAEEVAERYGVSRERQDTFALRSHQRATEARKNGHFDDEILPVTRPDGTLVELDECIREDTSYEKLSGLRPVFRKGGSVTAGNASPMNDGAAGLLLVSEEALNELGLESLGRYVAGASAGVHPDVMGIGPVPATQKALARVGWSIGDLQEAEFNEAFAAQALACVDALGIDPELVNPTGGAIAIGHPLGCSGARILTTLLHRMRRTGAARGLATMCVGVGQGSALLVERG from the coding sequence GTGCGCCCAGTCCACTTCGCCGCAGCCCGCCGCACCCCCATCGGTAAACTCCGCGGCAGCCTCTCCTCCGTCCGCCCGGACGACCTCGCCGCCACCGTCGTACGAGGCCTCCTCGCGGGCACCCCCGAGCTGGACCCCGCCCGGATCGACGACATCTACTGGGGCGCCGCCAACCAGGCGGGCGAGGACAACCGCAACGTGGCCCGCATGGCCGCCCTCCTCGCCGGTCTCCCGGAATCCGTGCCCGGCGCCACCGTGAACCGGCTCTGCGCCTCCGGCATGGAAGCCGTCACCGCCGCCGCCCGTACGATCGCGTCCGGCGAGGCCGACATCGTCCTCGCGGGCGGCTCCGAGTCGATGAGCCGCGCCCCCTTCGTCCTGCCGCGCCCGGACGAGGCCCTGCCGCACAAGATGGAGACCGCCGACACCCGGCTCGGCTGGCGCCTGGTCAACCCGGCGATGAAGGACCTGCACGGCGTCCTCGCGATGGGCGAGACCGCAGAAGAGGTCGCCGAGCGCTACGGCGTCTCCCGTGAGCGCCAGGACACCTTCGCCCTGCGCAGCCACCAACGCGCCACCGAGGCCCGCAAGAACGGCCACTTCGACGACGAGATCCTGCCCGTCACCCGGCCCGACGGCACCCTCGTCGAGCTCGACGAATGCATCCGCGAGGACACCTCGTACGAGAAGCTCAGCGGCCTGCGTCCCGTCTTCCGCAAGGGCGGCAGCGTCACCGCGGGCAACGCGTCGCCGATGAACGACGGCGCGGCCGGACTCCTCCTCGTCAGCGAGGAAGCCCTGAACGAGCTCGGGCTCGAATCCCTCGGGCGGTACGTCGCGGGTGCTTCCGCCGGTGTGCACCCGGACGTCATGGGCATCGGGCCCGTACCCGCCACGCAGAAGGCACTCGCCCGCGTCGGCTGGTCCATCGGCGACCTCCAGGAGGCGGAGTTCAACGAGGCGTTCGCGGCCCAGGCGCTCGCCTGCGTCGACGCCCTGGGCATCGACCCGGAGCTGGTGAACCCGACCGGCGGCGCCATCGCCATCGGTCACCCCCTCGGCTGCTCCGGCGCCCGCATCCTGACCACGCTGCTGCACCGCATGCGCCGCACCGGCGCCGCCCGCGGCCTCGCCACGATGTGCGTGGGCGTCGGCCAGGGCAGCGCGCTGCTCGTCGAGCGCGGCTGA
- a CDS encoding long-chain fatty acid--CoA ligase codes for MATLSLAAILAEPARRRPDRTALVEGELRLTFGELWRQARAQAAALVGLGVRPGDRVALMAPNTAEFPRAYYAILAAGGVVVPVHLLLSAEEVEHVLRDSGATLLLCHPAQAETGKAAAAATGVRMLTLGGDGELETLAGAAEPLPSYVTRDADDPAVVFYTSGTTGVPKGAVLSHLNLVMNATVCAFDSHDVRGDDVALGALPLFHAFGQTVSMNATWRAGATLVLLPRFDAARAIELMAAEGVNTFHGVPTMYVNLVAAAATAPELPTLRLAISGGASLPMAVLERFEEAFGVPVYEGYGLSETSPTASVNQPVYGTRAGSIGHPLWGVDVEIARADVEGRIELLPAGELGEVVVRGHNVFSGYLGRPEATAEAVVDGWFRTGDLGTKDADGFLAIVDRKKDVIIRGGFNVYPREVEEVLMRHPDVAQVAVIGLPDDVHGEEICAVVVAAPGSAPDAAGITAWSKEHLGRHKYPRRVEFTGELPLGPSMKILKRELRVTYGGA; via the coding sequence ATGGCCACGCTGTCCCTCGCCGCGATCCTCGCCGAACCCGCCCGTCGCCGGCCGGACCGCACCGCCCTCGTCGAGGGTGAACTGCGGCTGACGTTCGGAGAGTTGTGGAGGCAGGCCCGCGCGCAGGCGGCGGCGCTGGTGGGGCTCGGGGTGCGGCCGGGGGACCGGGTGGCCCTGATGGCACCCAACACCGCGGAGTTCCCGCGCGCCTATTACGCGATCCTCGCCGCGGGCGGCGTCGTCGTCCCCGTACACCTCCTGCTCTCCGCGGAGGAGGTCGAGCACGTCCTGCGCGACAGCGGCGCCACCCTGCTGCTGTGCCACCCCGCGCAGGCGGAGACGGGCAAGGCCGCAGCCGCCGCCACCGGCGTACGGATGCTGACCCTCGGCGGGGACGGCGAGCTGGAGACCCTGGCGGGCGCGGCCGAGCCGCTCCCCAGCTACGTCACACGTGACGCCGACGACCCCGCCGTCGTCTTCTACACCAGCGGCACCACGGGAGTCCCCAAGGGCGCCGTGCTCAGCCACCTCAACCTGGTGATGAACGCGACCGTCTGCGCCTTCGACTCCCACGACGTGCGCGGTGACGACGTCGCGCTCGGCGCCCTCCCGCTCTTCCACGCGTTCGGTCAGACCGTCTCCATGAACGCGACCTGGCGCGCGGGCGCGACGCTCGTCCTGCTGCCGCGCTTCGACGCGGCGCGGGCCATCGAGCTGATGGCGGCGGAGGGCGTCAACACCTTCCACGGGGTGCCCACGATGTACGTGAACCTCGTGGCCGCCGCGGCCACGGCCCCCGAACTCCCCACGCTGCGGCTGGCGATCTCCGGCGGCGCCTCGCTGCCCATGGCCGTACTGGAACGCTTCGAGGAGGCCTTCGGCGTACCGGTCTACGAGGGCTACGGGCTCTCCGAGACCTCGCCCACCGCCTCTGTGAACCAGCCCGTCTACGGCACCAGGGCGGGCAGCATCGGCCACCCGCTGTGGGGCGTCGACGTGGAGATCGCCCGAGCCGACGTCGAGGGGCGGATCGAGCTCCTGCCGGCCGGCGAGCTGGGTGAGGTGGTGGTCCGCGGACACAACGTCTTCTCCGGCTACCTGGGGCGCCCGGAGGCGACCGCCGAGGCCGTCGTCGACGGCTGGTTCCGTACCGGTGACCTCGGCACCAAGGACGCCGACGGGTTCCTGGCCATCGTCGACCGCAAGAAGGACGTCATCATCCGCGGCGGCTTCAACGTCTACCCGCGCGAGGTCGAGGAGGTGCTCATGCGCCACCCGGACGTCGCGCAGGTCGCGGTGATCGGCCTGCCCGACGACGTGCACGGCGAGGAGATCTGCGCCGTTGTCGTCGCGGCTCCGGGCTCGGCCCCCGACGCGGCGGGCATCACCGCGTGGTCCAAGGAACACCTGGGACGCCACAAGTACCCGCGCCGCGTCGAGTTCACCGGCGAACTGCCGCTCGGCCCCAGCATGAAGATCCTCAAGCGGGAGCTGCGCGTCACCTACGGCGGGGCGTAG
- a CDS encoding cobalt-precorrin-6A reductase, with amino-acid sequence MHVLVLGGTTEARRLAASLAARPGVRVTTSLAGRVTRPAALEGDVRVGGFGGVDGLAGWLREQEVDAVVDATHPFAATMSEHAVRAAAATGVPSVMLRRPGWRPEPGDRWHDAASLADAAALLPALGRRIFLTTGRLGLAAFADERRLPDLAELHFLVRSVEAPDPPLPRHTEVLLDRGPYTVEGETALLRDHRIDVLVTKDSGGAATAAKLTAARALAVPVVIVRRPPPPEGATVLPDEAGVLSHLEHGLGLGRGFGSGLGFGLDSGRDLT; translated from the coding sequence ATGCATGTGCTCGTCCTCGGCGGAACCACCGAAGCCCGTCGGCTCGCCGCCTCTCTCGCCGCTCGCCCCGGCGTCCGTGTGACCACCTCGCTCGCGGGGCGCGTCACGCGCCCGGCCGCGCTCGAAGGAGACGTACGCGTCGGGGGGTTCGGCGGCGTGGACGGCCTGGCCGGCTGGCTGCGCGAACAGGAGGTGGACGCCGTCGTGGACGCCACCCACCCCTTCGCCGCCACCATGAGCGAGCACGCGGTCCGCGCGGCGGCGGCCACCGGCGTTCCGTCCGTCATGCTGCGCAGGCCGGGCTGGCGCCCGGAGCCGGGCGACCGCTGGCACGACGCCGCATCACTCGCCGACGCGGCGGCGCTGCTGCCCGCGCTGGGCCGCCGCATCTTCCTGACCACGGGCCGTCTCGGCCTCGCCGCCTTCGCCGACGAGCGGCGGCTGCCGGACCTGGCGGAACTCCACTTCCTCGTACGCTCCGTGGAGGCCCCCGACCCGCCGCTGCCCCGCCACACCGAGGTACTTCTCGACCGCGGGCCCTACACGGTCGAGGGCGAGACGGCGCTGCTGCGCGACCACCGCATCGACGTCCTGGTGACCAAGGACAGCGGGGGCGCGGCCACGGCGGCCAAACTCACCGCCGCCCGCGCGCTCGCCGTACCCGTGGTGATCGTCCGCCGTCCCCCGCCGCCGGAGGGCGCGACGGTGCTGCCGGACGAGGCGGGCGTGCTGTCACACCTGGAACATGGCCTCGGCCTCGGTCGCGGCTTCGGTTCCGGCCTCGGCTTCGGTCTCGATTCCGGTCGCGACCTGACCTAG